In the genome of Streptomyces globosus, one region contains:
- a CDS encoding CHAT domain-containing protein produces MTEGRWGMWRRRRGTARERIDRAVREFARTGRPGPLDGPRLREDAEQLLETAAAAPPGSPVRAEAALHLGRLLLAQTGTLDRRAELPSLAATVAMVGLLHDAAPEQVEPRLWELAVECGADPMSRARAANRLLESARQAGEDDLPGLVTLHHALSDFPEDHPDSGPVRLVAAVGWLERYERTGADRDLDGALTWGRAALRQAPAAGPGRELFLQVLAAALTRECTRRNTGPATAEAVEVCRKLLAVRPGRGPGPDPEHIDALAQLGGALHARYGHTRRPDDLDEAITVLRAATAPGTGAHTASRAPVLKSLASALYKRHQATGDPADLDALIALMEEAVRPGGLEDRAEAARWGSRLVGLRLRRARLPAGPARRGPRAADRPGAVERAEEAVRLLGQAEESGPDADPLVRDVGIELLGPALEELPEDHPDRGPLAAQLGMALLARHRTGTGDPADLEAANRYGREAARLARTADPRNRAGLLLARAQAAEARYERSPDPAELDAAIALYRELAGLEPPPGGELRWHCLHNLGKNLLWRCRARTGSDAGAAAADLDEGVDALRRALALVRPPSEEYLLNASNLALALVHRQGLTDSERDLREARSCLTGLLARLADGDGRAEPARALLATVDARLRERDRVREAGLRGVWQGAQLIPPRSSPEVPPEEAGRRPAGSGAVVPYLHRLGAALSRYDRTGDPDVLEQALDEGRRLMDGMPEGHPSRPEAEGRVGALLLRRFEREGRPDDLDTAIGHLRSAAYGPGANLRQLREVLGMPDAGPAELRRAGGDGAAALLQAEPERGPELSALAAACVRRFERDGARADLDEAVAAAQRAVEAGGGGDRAAHCARLATLGTTLALRHRAVGDAADLERSIGLGREVVEVAGRMAGASAARVLHSALPNLSNRLRERYLLHAGPADLDEAVELGRRAVAMDPGPDHQEPDAAGGHRPAGGGPDPAGTARTNLALALWDRARLRGDAGDLDAAVAHARAAADALPPDSPRTARALAALAGMLADRSALRTAGAGLPGPGGADAADAAERDAVRALEAYADAARCPTSPPQARLDAALAGGRFAADRAAAGLAGWERAADFHAEAVGLLPAAAWRGLGRGDRERLLAPRSHAATDAAACALACGRPEQAVELLDQGRSVLWGQALDARTDLAELARAHPEAAGRLAELRTALEQDPLPLAPFGRVAEDGDRRRRAAAREWDALVADIRTRPGFGYFMLPMPFAELSQAAAGGPLVLVNVSRLRCDALVVTPGRVRVVPLPALDAQDAQARTERYLAAVERLGRPGASAGPVQQTVLDTLEWLWDAVAAPVLDAPEARARQGRRLWWCATGPLALLPVHAAGYHDPDDDRPGDAVVERVVSSYIPTLRALGRARAAGTAGGGTGRLLAAAVSERPSYAPGLEPLQGVRAEAEALRARFPGRHTVLRDAEATRARVLELLPAHGCVHFACHGGQDLADPGRGALYLYDGPLTVADLARLDLPAAELAVLSACQTAVGGAELPNEAIHLAGALLLGNFRQVVSTLWTVGDTTARRVADALYGSLAAAGPDGEPAASPDLARTPYALHAAVARIRAEDPYRPLAWASYVHFGP; encoded by the coding sequence GTGACGGAAGGTCGTTGGGGCATGTGGCGGCGTCGGCGGGGCACAGCGCGGGAGCGAATCGACCGTGCCGTACGGGAGTTCGCGCGGACGGGACGCCCCGGACCCCTCGACGGCCCCCGACTTCGGGAAGACGCCGAGCAGTTGCTGGAGACTGCGGCCGCCGCACCGCCTGGCTCACCGGTGCGCGCCGAGGCCGCCCTGCACCTCGGGCGGCTGCTGCTGGCGCAGACGGGCACCCTGGACCGGCGGGCCGAACTGCCCTCCCTCGCGGCGACGGTGGCGATGGTCGGGCTGCTGCACGACGCGGCGCCCGAGCAGGTGGAGCCGCGCCTTTGGGAGCTCGCGGTGGAGTGCGGCGCGGATCCGATGAGCCGGGCCCGCGCGGCCAACCGGCTGCTGGAGTCGGCCCGGCAGGCCGGCGAGGACGACCTGCCCGGCCTCGTCACCCTGCACCACGCCCTGTCCGACTTCCCCGAGGACCACCCGGACTCCGGGCCGGTCCGGCTCGTCGCCGCTGTCGGATGGCTGGAGCGGTACGAGCGCACCGGCGCGGACCGCGACCTGGACGGGGCGCTCACCTGGGGGCGGGCCGCGCTCCGGCAGGCCCCGGCCGCCGGCCCGGGCCGCGAGCTGTTCCTCCAGGTCCTGGCGGCGGCCCTGACCCGCGAGTGCACCCGCCGCAACACCGGGCCCGCCACGGCGGAGGCGGTGGAGGTCTGCCGCAAGCTGCTCGCCGTCCGCCCGGGCCGGGGACCCGGCCCTGACCCCGAACACATCGACGCACTGGCCCAGTTGGGCGGCGCGCTGCACGCCCGGTACGGCCACACGCGCCGCCCGGACGACCTCGACGAGGCGATCACGGTGCTGCGGGCCGCCACCGCCCCCGGCACGGGGGCGCACACCGCGTCCCGCGCCCCGGTGCTGAAGAGCCTCGCGTCGGCGCTGTACAAACGGCACCAGGCGACCGGGGACCCGGCCGATCTGGACGCGCTGATCGCCCTGATGGAGGAGGCCGTCCGCCCCGGCGGCCTGGAGGACCGGGCCGAGGCGGCGCGCTGGGGCTCCCGGCTGGTCGGACTGCGGCTGCGCCGCGCCCGGCTTCCCGCCGGCCCGGCGCGCCGCGGCCCGCGGGCTGCGGACCGGCCGGGGGCGGTGGAGCGTGCCGAAGAGGCCGTACGGCTGCTCGGGCAGGCCGAGGAGTCCGGGCCGGACGCCGACCCCCTCGTCCGCGACGTCGGCATCGAACTCCTCGGGCCGGCTCTGGAGGAGCTGCCGGAGGACCACCCCGACCGCGGCCCGCTCGCCGCGCAGCTGGGCATGGCGCTGCTGGCCCGCCACCGCACCGGGACCGGGGATCCGGCGGACCTGGAGGCCGCGAACCGGTACGGCCGGGAGGCCGCCCGCCTGGCCCGCACCGCCGACCCGCGCAACCGGGCAGGGCTGCTGCTCGCGCGGGCGCAGGCGGCCGAAGCCCGGTACGAGCGCTCCCCCGACCCGGCCGAGCTGGATGCCGCGATCGCCCTGTACCGCGAACTCGCCGGCCTGGAGCCGCCGCCCGGCGGGGAGCTGCGCTGGCACTGCCTGCACAACCTCGGCAAGAACCTGCTGTGGCGCTGCCGCGCCCGCACCGGCAGCGACGCGGGTGCCGCGGCGGCCGACCTCGACGAGGGCGTGGACGCCCTGCGCCGGGCGCTGGCCCTCGTCCGGCCGCCGTCCGAGGAGTACCTGCTGAACGCGTCGAACCTGGCCCTGGCCCTGGTGCACCGCCAGGGCCTGACGGACAGCGAGCGGGACCTGCGGGAGGCCCGGTCCTGCCTGACGGGGCTGCTCGCCCGCCTCGCGGACGGCGACGGGCGCGCGGAGCCGGCCCGTGCGCTGCTGGCGACCGTCGACGCCCGTCTGCGCGAGCGGGACCGGGTGCGCGAGGCGGGCCTGCGCGGCGTCTGGCAGGGGGCGCAGCTGATCCCGCCCCGCAGCTCCCCGGAGGTCCCGCCCGAGGAGGCGGGGCGCCGGCCGGCCGGCTCTGGCGCGGTGGTGCCGTACCTGCACCGCCTCGGCGCGGCCCTCTCCCGCTACGACCGCACCGGCGACCCGGACGTCCTCGAACAGGCTCTGGACGAGGGCAGGCGGCTCATGGACGGCATGCCGGAGGGCCACCCGAGCCGTCCGGAGGCCGAAGGCAGGGTCGGCGCGCTGCTGCTGCGCCGCTTCGAGCGGGAGGGCCGCCCCGACGACCTCGACACGGCGATCGGGCACCTGCGTTCCGCGGCGTACGGGCCGGGCGCCAACCTGCGGCAGCTCCGCGAGGTGCTCGGCATGCCGGACGCCGGCCCGGCCGAGCTGCGCCGCGCGGGCGGCGACGGGGCGGCGGCGCTGCTGCAGGCCGAGCCGGAGCGGGGGCCGGAGCTGTCGGCGCTGGCCGCGGCCTGCGTACGCCGCTTCGAGCGGGACGGTGCGCGCGCCGACCTGGACGAGGCGGTGGCGGCGGCGCAGCGCGCCGTGGAGGCGGGCGGGGGCGGCGACCGGGCCGCGCACTGCGCCCGGCTGGCCACCCTGGGCACGACGCTGGCGCTGCGGCACCGGGCGGTGGGGGACGCGGCCGACCTGGAGCGGTCGATCGGGCTGGGGCGCGAGGTCGTGGAGGTGGCGGGCCGGATGGCGGGCGCGTCCGCGGCGCGCGTGCTGCACTCGGCCCTGCCGAACCTGTCGAACCGGCTGCGCGAGCGGTACCTGCTGCACGCCGGCCCGGCCGACCTCGACGAGGCGGTGGAATTGGGCCGCCGGGCCGTGGCCATGGACCCCGGCCCGGATCATCAGGAGCCGGACGCGGCGGGCGGGCACCGGCCGGCCGGGGGCGGCCCGGATCCCGCGGGCACCGCCCGGACGAACCTCGCGCTCGCCCTGTGGGACCGGGCCCGGCTGCGGGGCGACGCCGGCGACCTGGACGCGGCCGTCGCCCACGCCCGCGCCGCGGCCGACGCCCTGCCGCCGGATTCCCCGAGGACCGCCCGGGCCCTCGCCGCGCTGGCCGGCATGCTCGCCGACCGCAGTGCCCTGCGGACCGCCGGGGCCGGACTGCCCGGCCCCGGCGGCGCCGATGCCGCGGACGCTGCCGAGCGGGACGCCGTACGGGCTCTGGAGGCCTACGCGGACGCGGCCCGCTGTCCGACGTCTCCGCCGCAGGCCCGTCTGGACGCGGCGCTCGCCGGGGGCCGGTTCGCCGCCGACCGCGCCGCGGCCGGCCTGGCCGGGTGGGAGCGGGCCGCGGACTTCCACGCGGAGGCGGTGGGTCTGCTGCCGGCGGCGGCCTGGCGGGGCCTTGGGCGCGGCGACCGCGAGCGGCTGCTGGCGCCCCGCTCGCACGCCGCCACGGACGCCGCCGCCTGCGCCCTCGCCTGCGGCCGCCCGGAGCAGGCGGTCGAGCTCCTCGACCAGGGCCGGTCGGTGCTGTGGGGGCAGGCACTGGACGCCCGTACGGACCTGGCCGAGCTGGCGCGGGCGCATCCGGAGGCGGCCGGGCGGCTCGCCGAGCTGCGGACGGCCCTGGAGCAGGACCCCCTGCCGCTCGCCCCGTTCGGGCGGGTTGCGGAGGACGGCGACCGGCGGCGGCGCGCGGCGGCCCGGGAGTGGGACGCGCTGGTCGCCGACATCCGCACCCGCCCGGGCTTCGGGTACTTCATGCTGCCGATGCCGTTCGCGGAGCTGTCGCAGGCGGCCGCGGGCGGGCCGCTGGTGCTGGTGAACGTGAGCCGGCTGCGCTGCGACGCCCTTGTCGTCACGCCGGGCCGGGTCCGCGTGGTGCCGCTGCCGGCCCTGGACGCGCAGGACGCGCAGGCCCGGACAGAGCGCTACCTTGCGGCCGTGGAGCGCCTGGGCCGGCCGGGGGCGTCCGCCGGCCCGGTCCAGCAGACGGTCCTGGACACGCTGGAGTGGCTGTGGGACGCGGTCGCCGCGCCGGTGCTGGACGCGCCCGAGGCGCGGGCTCGCCAGGGGCGCCGCCTGTGGTGGTGTGCGACGGGCCCGCTGGCCCTGCTCCCGGTGCACGCCGCCGGCTACCACGACCCGGACGACGACCGGCCGGGCGACGCCGTCGTGGAGCGCGTGGTGTCCTCGTACATTCCGACGCTCCGCGCCCTGGGCCGGGCCCGCGCCGCGGGCACCGCCGGCGGCGGCACGGGCCGGCTGCTGGCGGCCGCGGTGTCGGAGCGGCCGTCGTACGCGCCCGGGTTGGAGCCGCTGCAGGGCGTCCGTGCGGAGGCGGAGGCGCTGCGGGCCCGGTTCCCGGGGCGGCACACGGTGCTGCGGGACGCGGAGGCGACGCGGGCCCGGGTGCTGGAGCTGCTGCCCGCGCACGGCTGCGTCCACTTCGCCTGCCACGGCGGGCAGGACCTCGCCGACCCCGGGCGGGGCGCGCTGTACCTGTACGACGGCCCGCTGACGGTGGCGGACCTGGCCCGCCTGGACCTGCCGGCGGCGGAGCTGGCGGTGCTGTCGGCCTGCCAGACGGCGGTGGGCGGGGCGGAGTTGCCGAACGAGGCGATCCACCTGGCCGGTGCGCTGCTGCTGGGCAACTTCCGGCAGGTCGTCTCGACGCTGTGGACGGTCGGCGACACGACGGCCCGCCGGGTGGCGGACGCGCTGTACGGCTCTCTGGCGGCGGCCGGGCCCGACGGCGAACCGGCTGCTTCCCCGGACCTTGCGCGGACCCCGTACGCCCTGCACGCGGCGGTGGCCCGCATCCGCGCCGAGGACCCCTACCGCCCCCTGGCCTGGGCCTCGTACGTCCACTTCGGCCCCTGA
- a CDS encoding YczE/YyaS/YitT family protein codes for MPTIRARSARRLPRRLFQLYAGLALYGASSALLVRAGLGLDPWDVFHQGVAERVGWSIGTVSIAVGALVLLLWVPLRQRPGLGTVSNVFAVGLAMDATLAFVPDVHGTAAQVAVLAAGVVLNGAATGLYIAAAFGPGPRDGLMTGLHRRTGRSVRLVRTGIELAVLAGGFLLGGTVGVGTVVYALAIGPLAQLFLRVFALPAPAARPAAAAPPHPAPAPAEAA; via the coding sequence GTGCCCACGATCCGCGCGCGGTCCGCGCGCCGCCTCCCCCGCCGCCTCTTCCAGCTGTACGCGGGTCTCGCCCTGTACGGCGCGAGCTCGGCACTGCTGGTCCGGGCGGGCCTCGGCCTGGACCCGTGGGACGTCTTCCACCAGGGCGTCGCCGAGCGGGTCGGCTGGAGCATCGGCACGGTCTCGATCGCCGTCGGCGCGCTCGTGCTGCTGCTGTGGGTGCCGCTGCGGCAGCGGCCGGGCCTCGGCACCGTGTCGAACGTGTTCGCGGTCGGGCTCGCCATGGACGCGACGCTCGCGTTCGTGCCCGACGTGCACGGCACGGCGGCCCAGGTGGCCGTTCTGGCCGCGGGCGTCGTCCTCAACGGCGCCGCCACCGGCCTGTACATCGCCGCCGCGTTCGGCCCGGGCCCGCGCGACGGCCTGATGACCGGCCTGCACCGGCGCACGGGCCGCTCCGTGCGCCTGGTACGGACCGGCATCGAGCTGGCCGTGCTGGCGGGCGGGTTCCTGCTCGGCGGCACCGTCGGCGTCGGCACCGTCGTGTACGCCCTGGCCATCGGCCCCCTCGCCCAGCTCTTCCTCCGCGTCTTCGCCCTGCCCGCCCCCGCCGCGCGCCCGGCGGCCGCCGCGCCGCCGCACCCGGCGCCCGCCCCGGCCGAGGCGGCCTGA
- a CDS encoding VanW family protein, giving the protein MRRVPRLITDWRTALPLACGAAVLGFGGLYAAGLAHAGDTIADGTRVRGVDIGGMTRTEAQAVLDRELGPEAAAPIPLHIDGRAAQAAPAAFGLSLDTRATADRAAQSGSDPFTVIGRLVLPAQERDLEPVVRTDAAAAAAEAERLAARTRTAPRDGAITFHDGAARATAPAAGVAVQARAAADAVRTAYLEPRTEPVAVPVVRTQPAVDAGETERAMAQIAEPAMSGPITLSLTGKPVTLTPEAIGRHLKIGPGDDGVLRPELDAEGLLADPDVARQINALTRPSRGAVLEVDPATKRVVVSEDGRSGVRVTAEALEDAVLPLLTRTGAAARTGVLAATEVKPKMTADEARRLGIREQVSSFTVEFPAAPYRSTNIGRAVELMNGSVVRPGETWSFNETVGERTQANGFVDGIMINDGRYVKSPGGGVSAVATTMYNAVFFAGLKPLEHGAHSFYIERYPEGREATVAWGTLDLRWRNDSGHAVYVQASSTDTSVTISLLGTREYDEVRAVTGPRTNVTPPKKISAPGPQCEVQTPLEGFDVAVDRVFVKGGKEVRRETYKTHYTPRDEVSCDPETPSPAPSAPAAPASPAAPAPAPARAGAV; this is encoded by the coding sequence ATGCGACGCGTACCACGCCTGATCACCGACTGGCGGACGGCCCTGCCCCTCGCGTGCGGGGCCGCCGTCCTCGGCTTCGGCGGCCTGTACGCGGCCGGCCTCGCCCACGCCGGCGACACCATCGCCGACGGCACCCGGGTCCGCGGCGTGGACATCGGCGGCATGACCCGCACCGAGGCCCAGGCGGTCCTCGACCGCGAACTCGGCCCCGAGGCCGCTGCGCCGATCCCCCTGCACATAGACGGCCGCGCCGCCCAGGCGGCCCCCGCCGCATTCGGCCTGTCCCTCGACACCCGCGCCACCGCCGACCGCGCCGCGCAGTCCGGATCCGACCCGTTCACCGTGATCGGGCGACTCGTCCTGCCCGCGCAGGAGCGCGACCTCGAACCCGTCGTCCGGACGGACGCCGCAGCCGCGGCCGCAGAAGCCGAGCGCCTCGCCGCCCGCACCCGTACCGCGCCCCGCGACGGGGCCATCACCTTCCACGACGGCGCCGCCCGCGCCACCGCCCCCGCCGCCGGCGTCGCCGTCCAGGCCCGGGCAGCGGCGGACGCCGTCCGCACGGCCTACCTGGAGCCGCGCACGGAGCCCGTCGCCGTGCCCGTCGTCCGCACCCAGCCGGCCGTCGACGCCGGGGAGACCGAGCGGGCCATGGCGCAGATCGCCGAACCGGCGATGTCCGGCCCGATCACGCTGAGCCTGACCGGCAAGCCCGTCACCCTCACCCCCGAGGCCATCGGCCGCCACCTGAAGATCGGACCCGGCGACGACGGCGTCCTTCGGCCCGAACTCGACGCCGAGGGGCTCCTCGCCGACCCGGACGTCGCCCGGCAGATCAACGCCCTGACCCGGCCCTCCCGCGGCGCCGTCCTGGAGGTGGACCCCGCCACCAAGCGCGTCGTCGTCTCCGAGGACGGGCGCAGCGGCGTCCGGGTCACGGCCGAGGCGCTGGAGGACGCCGTCCTGCCGCTCCTCACCCGGACCGGCGCAGCCGCCCGCACCGGTGTGCTCGCCGCGACCGAGGTCAAGCCGAAGATGACCGCCGACGAGGCGCGCCGCCTGGGCATCCGCGAGCAGGTCTCCTCCTTCACCGTCGAGTTCCCGGCGGCGCCGTACCGCAGCACAAACATCGGCCGGGCCGTCGAGCTGATGAACGGCTCGGTCGTCAGGCCGGGCGAGACCTGGAGCTTCAACGAGACGGTCGGGGAGCGGACGCAGGCGAACGGCTTCGTCGACGGCATCATGATCAACGACGGCCGGTACGTGAAGTCGCCCGGCGGCGGCGTCTCCGCAGTCGCGACGACCATGTACAACGCGGTGTTCTTCGCCGGCCTGAAGCCGCTGGAGCACGGGGCGCACTCCTTCTACATCGAGCGCTACCCCGAGGGCCGCGAGGCCACCGTCGCCTGGGGCACGCTCGACCTGCGCTGGCGCAACGACTCCGGCCACGCGGTGTACGTCCAGGCGAGCTCCACGGACACCTCCGTGACGATCAGCCTGCTCGGCACCCGGGAGTACGACGAGGTGCGCGCGGTGACGGGCCCGCGGACGAACGTCACCCCGCCGAAGAAGATCTCCGCCCCGGGCCCGCAGTGCGAGGTGCAGACCCCGCTGGAGGGCTTCGACGTCGCCGTCGACCGGGTCTTCGTCAAGGGCGGCAAGGAGGTCAGGCGGGAGACGTACAAGACGCACTACACCCCGCGCGACGAGGTCTCCTGCGACCCCGAGACCCCCTCGCCCGCGCCGTCCGCACCCGCGGCCCCCGCGAGCCCGGCCGCCCCGGCGCCGGCCCCCGCCCGCGCCGGCGCCGTCTGA
- a CDS encoding acyl-CoA carboxylase epsilon subunit, translating into MIRRHRIRVVKGVPDHIELAALTAALLVLARAAEVAGPPRTTRHRRAHWDRDLPSPVHHPAHSWRARPKSALPH; encoded by the coding sequence GTGATACGCCGGCACCGGATCAGGGTGGTCAAGGGGGTCCCGGACCACATAGAACTGGCGGCCCTCACGGCCGCCCTGCTCGTGCTCGCGCGCGCCGCCGAGGTCGCGGGGCCGCCCCGCACCACCCGGCACCGCCGCGCCCACTGGGACCGCGACCTGCCCTCACCGGTCCACCACCCCGCGCACTCCTGGCGCGCCCGCCCCAAGTCCGCCCTCCCCCACTGA